A single region of the Coriobacteriia bacterium genome encodes:
- the hrcA gene encoding heat-inducible transcriptional repressor HrcA: MLNDRRRRVLRALVEEYVSSATPVGSKTLVDRYELACSPATVRSELSILEETGYVVQPHVSAGRMPTDIGYRSFVDDLIERRAGRFDTPATSTIGHAAEVDDLMRTTAVALTRLTDCLAVSIAPSVTVARVKRLDLLSLAPRRALFVLITESGQVVNRSIELADEAAPELLADMERALNAAVVGKRACEIRPLRAALVDADRAGADASVPLMGRVLDEILDALNEADRDRFFHVGVPALLAQPEFHDADRAGPLIEFLEDGIAVLEALSEALATREMTVRIGHENRRVELGNVSIVATSYSTGSSEGVVGVVGPTRMDYGRAMGAVHAVARELSQAMGGE; encoded by the coding sequence ATGCTCAACGATCGCAGACGACGCGTCCTCCGGGCGCTCGTCGAGGAGTACGTATCGAGTGCGACCCCGGTCGGTAGCAAGACGCTTGTCGACCGCTACGAGCTGGCGTGCAGTCCGGCCACGGTTCGCTCTGAGCTGTCGATCCTCGAGGAGACCGGCTACGTCGTGCAGCCGCACGTGTCGGCCGGCCGCATGCCCACCGACATCGGCTATCGCAGCTTCGTCGACGACCTCATCGAGCGCCGCGCGGGACGGTTTGACACTCCCGCCACCTCCACCATCGGTCACGCCGCCGAGGTGGATGACCTGATGCGCACGACCGCCGTGGCGCTGACTCGACTCACCGACTGTCTGGCCGTCTCGATCGCACCGAGTGTGACGGTGGCGCGCGTCAAGCGGCTCGACCTTCTGTCGCTTGCACCGCGGCGCGCGCTGTTCGTGTTGATCACAGAGTCGGGACAGGTCGTGAACCGCTCCATCGAGCTCGCGGACGAGGCCGCGCCCGAGCTGCTCGCCGACATGGAGCGCGCGCTCAACGCGGCGGTCGTAGGCAAGCGCGCGTGTGAGATCCGTCCCCTTCGCGCTGCCCTGGTCGACGCCGACCGTGCGGGAGCCGATGCGAGCGTTCCGCTGATGGGGCGCGTGCTCGACGAGATACTTGACGCGCTCAACGAGGCGGATCGCGACCGATTCTTCCACGTGGGGGTGCCTGCGCTGCTCGCCCAGCCCGAGTTCCATGACGCCGATCGCGCGGGGCCACTCATCGAGTTCCTTGAGGACGGCATCGCGGTGCTCGAAGCGCTGTCAGAGGCGCTCGCCACCCGGGAGATGACGGTGCGCATCGGACACGAGAACCGCCGTGTGGAGCTTGGCAACGTGAGCATCGTGGCCACGTCGTACTCGACGGGCTCCTCAGAGGGAGTCGTCGGCGTGGTAGGGCCGACTCGCATGGACTACGGGCGGGCAATGGGGGCGGTTCACGCGGTTGCGCGCGAACTGTCGCAAGCTATGGGGGGAGAATGA